In Vicugna pacos chromosome 10, VicPac4, whole genome shotgun sequence, the following proteins share a genomic window:
- the DRD4 gene encoding D(4) dopamine receptor, with the protein MGNRSYADAAGLLAGGGPGTGGGVENPGAAAALAGGVLLIGAVLAGNTLVCVSVAAERALQTPTNYFIVSLAAADLLLALLVLPLFVYSEVQGGVWLLSPGLCDALMAMDVMLCTASIFNLCAISVDRFVAVAVPLHYNRQSHGGRQLLLIGATWVLSAAVAAPVLCGLNDARGRHPAVCRLENRDYVVYSSVCSFFLPCPLMLLLYWATFRGLRRWEAARRAKLHDRAPRRPSGPGPPTQDAPAPSDAIPPPDAIPVPDTIPPPDAIPPTDSIPPPESIQPPDSVPAPDSDSIRVPDDANWVPDDANRVPDVTTPPGTNLPPPQAYRRRAKITGRERKAMRVLPVVVGAFLVCWTPFFVVHITRALCPTCAVSPRLVSAVTWLGYVNSALNPVIYTIFNAEFRNVFRKTLRLCC; encoded by the exons ATGGGGAACCGCAGCTACGCGGACGCGGCCGGGCTGCTCGCGGGTGGCGGGCCGGGCACGGGCGGCGGCGTGGAGAACCCGGGGGCCGCGGCGGCGCTGGCGGGGGGCGTGCTGCTCATCGGCGCGGTGCTGGCGGGGAACACGCTCGTGTGCGTGAGCGTGGCGGCCGAGCGCGCCCTGCAGACGCCCACCAACTACTTCATCGTGAGCCTGGCGGCCGCCGACCTCCTACTCGCCCTGCTCGTGCTGCCCCTCTTCGTCTACTCCGAG GTCCAGGGTGGCGTGTGGTTGCTGAGTCCCGGCCTCTGCGACGCGCTCATGGCCATGGACGTCATGCTGTGCACTGCCTCCATCTTCAACCTGTGCGCCATCAGCGTGGACAG GTTCGTGGCCGTGGCGGTGCCCCTGCACTACAACCGCCAGAGCCACGGGGGCCGCCAGCTGCTGCTCATCGGTGCCACGTGGGTGCTGTCGGCGGCTGTGGCGGCGCCTGTGCTGTGCGGCCTCAACGACGCACGGGGCCGCCATCCCGCCGTGTGCCGCCTGGAGAACCGCGACTACGTGGTCTACTCATCCGTGTGCTCCTTCTTCCTGCCCTGCCCGCTCATGCTGCTGCTCTACTGGGCCACGTTTCGCGGCCTCCGGCGCTGGGAGGCAGCCCGCCGCGCCAAGCTGCACGACCGTGCTCCCCGCCGGCCCAGCGGCCCCGGCCCGCCGACCCAGGATGCCCCCGCACCCTCTGATGCCATCCCACCCCCTGACGCCATTCCAGTCCCCGACACCATCCCGCCTCCCGATGCCATCCCACCCACCGACTCCATCCCACCCCCGGAGTCCATCCAGCCCCCCGACAGTGTCCCGGCCCCTGATTCTGATTCCATCCGGGTCCCCGACGACGCCAACTGGGTCCCTGACGACGCCAACCGGGTCCCTGACGTTACCACACCCCCTGGCACCAACCTGCCCCCt CCGCAGGCCTACAGGAGACGAGCCAAGATCACGGGCCGGGAGCGCAAGGCTATGAGAGTCCTGCCCGTGGTGGTCG gGGCCTTCCTGGTGTGTTGGACACCCTTCTTTGTCGTGCACATCACACGGGCGCTATGTCCCACGTGCGCCGTGTCCCCGAGGCTGGTCAGCGCGGTCACCTGGCTGGGCTACGTCAACAGCGCCCTCAACCCCGTCATCTACACCATCTTCAACGCCGAGTTCCGCAACGTCTTTCGCAAGACTCTGCGCCTCTGCTGCTGA